The DNA region ATCATACAGTATACGTTTTACTTTCCAAAAGCAAAGAATAAAGAGGAGAATCAAAGCAAAGCAGCTCCTTGTTATTAGTTCGATCACAGTGTTTTATGCATGGGAAAAcgatttgaattttttttcaaatttcaaacagACCCATACCAGCTTTCCACATTTCACATTATCATATTTTTTCCCTTTTGACCTCTTGACAAGGAGTACTTTATTCCTACATTAATTTATTTGATATAAATTCAAATTAATTGGACTAATAAATTTTATGCGTAAAGCCACTCAGAAAAAAATACTAGCCCTTCACCGTTTATGATACCAAATCGTGGAAACTCTGGAGACTTTCACCAAAGTGATACGTGTTGGAAACTTTCTATTTAGTGGActatatatttaatataattgTACATATATCTGCTATCAATTAAAGTTCATTTTTCTGATCTAATAAAATGTTATTTTATGAgctatttataaatattattttataagGTTTGGATTTTATATTTGTAGACCTAATTAATTTTTCAGTTATAATTGATGAGTTCATAACTGAAAAGTTACGCCTCTTCTGAAAGGCTGCCTCTGAAGTCTGAAGGTTACACCTCTTCTGAAAGCCTACCTCTGAAGTGTTGCCTCACAATTGTATATATTGATTGTGGTCTCTAAGTCTGTTACCAATTCTTTTCCTATATGTCTCATTAAGAGAAGTACTATAAAGAAAGTAACAAGACTTAGAAGATCATGACTTCCTTCAATCGATTCGTACCATGGATCAATGTAAGTGTCCTTCCTATTATTGTAGATTTATATCTCTGTCTAATGATTTACTGGTAATCTTGTGTGGAGTGTGTAAAGTTTTCCAACAATACATGTCTTTCTCGATTTCAACAAGTCATTGAATTTTATTATCCAGTAATTTGTCGTCTCTGATTATTTATCTAAACCTCAATCAGGCTTCTCTTTAGTCAATCTATTGCAAGAACCGTAAAGTGTGTATATGACCTATTATAATACTCAACGTAGATTGTGATAGTTATGTTCATGTAGGAAAAAGGATGTGAAACTGATAGTTAGAATGTGAAACTCGCAGAAAGGTAATTAGTACAGATGTATTTTTTACCAGCAACTCATACTATAacagtaaaaaataaaagaagctATTCGAAGGCACTTGTGGCCTTAAGAATACAaatctattaaaaaaaatattaacttaGATAGTCGTCCACCTATTACTTTTGTAAAGGATGTCAAGAATATCTTTATATAGTTGTCTCCTTATTAAAGAAAGCACTCCTCTTTTGTCGAATTTAAAAAACCCCCTTTAACCAAAcaaagattcataccttagcaTGCAAACATCCAACATATGTTCTCCAAGCTAGCTAATTACTTCCTTCCATTACTTATCCTATATCTTCCTTTGGTTTCACACAAGGAACACACAAGATTCTAGCCTAAAATCCTAACCAAGCCCATTAATTAGCCAACATATATTTTCCACCTTGTTAGCTGTTCCAATCAAAATCTATCCCAAGAAAATGTCGCAACAACAGCAGCCAGTTCAAGGTTTTCCTAATAATCCTAACAATATGCCTGTTCAGCCTAAAGACACCCCAATTAGTCAATCTTCTTCTCATTCAAACGGATCATTTGGCACAGTTTTCATTATTCTCGCTGTTGTTTTGGTTATATCTGTTCTTGCTTGCTTAATTGGTCGCATTTGTAACAAAAGAAGTCAGGGTCATCATCAACCAAAACATAGGGAGACTAAACATAGCCATGACATCCATCCTAGAGAAGGTCATGACATAGAATATGGTATTGATAAGAGAATTCCAACTTCTAAAGTGGCTGCATCACATGGAGATCCAAATATTCCCACCAGTTCTATGCCATTCGACGATAGACATGAAGGTAGTGCCACGGTTTGATCTGATTTTCTATCATAATTAAAATTACTTTTCTTGGTGGAAAAGGTCTCGTCCATATTTGATTAATCTTTTTATAGAAGAAAAGTTTTGGACTTTTACAAATTGAAGATCTTTTTTTTCTCATACAACAATataatagcatccacaatgtagtcttTTAATTAGGATTAGAGAGTTTTGTCTAGGGAGAGAGTTTTGTTCTCTTgttaatttaatttttcttttacatTTTTTCTCATAAGTCAATTGATCAAACCATACAAAAGTACTATGTCTCTTTTAATATACTTTTCTTTGTTATTTGATTTATCGTCTCATTCAAGGTTTGCAATTAGCCTCCGCGTGACGTCTTATGAAGTTATGATTTTAATCCACACAGGTAAAGAAGGAGTGATGTTTGCCGAAGATCATAAAGAATTTATGCGTGCGCAATGAAAATTAGAAAAAGGTTCAGAAAGGAAGTCCTTTTATACATCAATGAAAATTGCTGATtggctttttattttattttcttctttttagtgGCAGTACTTGTTTTAACTTTTCTGCTGATGCAACTGAGCTACTTGGAATGAGGTTGTAAATAAAAACATTTCTAGTACGTTCATCAACACTCGGTAAATCTGGTGGGATGGTTAAAAATATATGCTAGAGCTGTTTGTTCTTACTTccacttcttttcttttttttcatcaATTTCATCCAACTCCATTGGAGAGGATGCATCTTTTATTAATCAGTCAAAACAAAACAGAGGAGTTGTAACTCCCTGGACCTGCCGAATGGAACAAGCTCCATTCACAAAAAGGCAGGATTTCTAATAAGCTCTCAAAAAATTAGCGAGGAGTTATTATACCTCCTGTACACAGTATGCATACTCAAGGAACATCAAAACAATACATTCAATACAGGTTCCTATCTATAACAAAAAAGTTTTTTCTAGTATTTACTCTAATAGATGGCATTTGACATTTATCTAGTTTAATCTGTCCCCTTGTCTGCTTTGGAAGTTGTTGAAACGAAACCATCCAGTTAATGTCCTTGTTGTTCAAGCCCCAGTTAGCCAGAGAGTCAGCCACTCTATTGCCTTCTCTAAGGCAGTGCTGAATTTTCCAAATCTCAAGCAGTTTCAACATGTCCTTAATCCTTACAATACAATCCACCAGATTCCAAGGGGGTTGATATACCTCTAAGATCCAATCCACCAATAGTTTGGAGTCACATTCAACTTCAAGCTTTTTAATGCCATTGTTAATACACCATTCAACACCAATCTTCAAAGCCATAGTTTCAGCATAGTTGTTAGAATTGAAGCCCAGATTTCCTCCAAAAGCAGCTATCAGATTTCCTTCAACTCCTCTGATCACACCTCCCCCTCCACAAGGGCCTGGATTTCCTTTTGAACATCAATCAGTATTTAACTTCACAAAACCTTGTATAGGGAAGCTCCACTTGACAGAAACCAAAGATATTTGTTGCTTAGCTGATTCAATTATGCCATACAGATGTTCCCAATGAAGGAATGGAGGAATATTGTTGAAATTCTTGTGAAGAATTAGATTCAGCTGATGGTTTATCCCTTGAATAGTCCCTTGAGTTGACATCTTAAGGTCTTCAAACCTGGTTTTACATCTAGCCTTCTAGATGTGCCATACAATTAAACAAGGCAGCACCTGTATAGCCATATTGTGAATATGATTGCTACCTTTCACCATCCAGCAGGCCACAAAATGTTGCCTTAGAGTGCTACAGGTCAGCCTAACTCCAAAGAATCGATTGAAATGTTGCCATATCTTCTTGCTGATTATACTCTCCAAAAATAAATGGTTCTCATTCTCCTGTTTAAAGTTAGTACAACAACAAGAACATATAGAAGGAAGATTTAATCCAAATCTCCCCACATTCAAATCAACTgcaattctttttttaaaaactCTCCATATAAAAAAAGCAACTTTAAAAGGGTTCCGTTTATGCCATAACATCCTATTGAACATAGAAGTGTTATGGACCTCTCTAATGATGTTCCATGCTGACTTACACATAAATCTCCCATCTACATTTTCTGTCCAAACAGGTTGGTCGAGTAGATCAGGAGAGTTAATTGTAATTCCAAGAACATGGGACACCACATTATTAGGTAAAACAGTTAGCAATTTATTGGTGTTCCACCTACCGTCCTCAATATAATCAGATACCTGACCTCTTAAAGATGTAGAACATCTCCCAAGCTGGGCCAATTTGCTAAGACCAGTCCAGTTGTCCCACCAAAAATTTGAGTTGCCGGAATGAATTTTCCAGAGTATGAGATGATCCACCTTGTTTTTAATCTTCATCATCCTTCTCCAATTACGAGAATGAGCATAACTCCATTTCCTAGCAACTGGATGTATTCTTCTGGAGTAGTTTGCTTTCATGAAATCAGCCCACAATGATTGCTTTGTTCTGAATTGCCACCAAATTTTTGCTGCAAAGCTATCAGAGATCTCATGTAGATGTCTGATTCCTATACCTCCTTCCAGAGTTGGAGCACATAATGTAGGCCAATTGACCCAATGATATTTGTTATGTCCATCGTCATTGCCCCATAAGAAATTAgaaaaaattctttcaatttgTTTAAAAATTCCTTTAGGAGGTTGACATATTGATAAAAGATGAACCAGCATAGCACATACGACATGCTTTATCAGAATGACCTTGCCTCCTGGCGATAATCTGTTGCAATTCCAAGAGCTAAGTCTTTTCAAAAATTTTGTAGCACTGTCTGTGAAATATTGAATCTTCTTCATGCCTGTGAATAGAGGACATCCAAGATATGTTATTGAAAATTCCTCTTTCCTAACCTGTAAGATCCGAGTAACAATTTCAGCTCTTTTTGAGGAAGTCTTATCATTCATTAAGAAACAACTTTTAGTTCTATTGATCTGTTGGCTAGAGTTCTTCTCATATTTCTCCAAGCATTCCATAATAAGCTTCAAGGTTTTAGTTTTCCCTGCACAAAAGATAATCAAATCATCAGCATAGGATAGATGATTGATCTTAGGTCCATTTGGTAACATTTAGAAACCTTTGAACCTATCATTATTATACAAATTATTAAGCATTCTAGTAAGTGCTTCAGCAGCTATTATAAAAAGAGATGGTGAGATGGGATCTCCTTGTTTAACCCCTCTACGAGATTTGAAGAATCCATGTCTCTTTCCATTTACTATTACTGTGTACCACATGTTGGACATCAAATTCCAAATTATATATATCCATGCTTCATCAAAACCCAtctttctcatcacaacacatatGAAATACCAAGACATCCTATCATATGCTTTGTTCATATCAATTTTAAAAACAACATTTCCTCTTTTTATAGGGTGCTTGATCTCATGAATTATTTCTTGTGCCAAAAGCACATTTTCCCCAATGGATCTTCCCTGAACAAAACCACTTTGATTGTTAGAAATAATCTTGGGAATAATAGAAGCTAGTCTAGCATTTAAAACTTTTGAAATAATTATTTGAGTGACATTGCTAAGACTAATTGGTCTAAATTCTGAAAATTTTTTAGGGAAATCAACTTTAGGGAGAAGAACCAAACAAGTGTTAGTAAAATATTTGGGGATCTGTTTGCCACTGAAAACAGCTTTAACCAGTTCAAAAACATCAGATCCCACTATATCCCAAGCTTTCTGGAAAAATAGTCCACCATAACCATCTGGACCAGCTGCACTGTTAGGATTAATATCAAACACAGCACTTTTAACTTCCTCCAAAGTAGGTGTAGTCATGAGCATCTCATTATCAGATTCAGTAATGACTCTGGGGATGTGCTCCAAACTATCCATTTCAACATTGGTATTGCCTTGTGAGAACAAATTCTGATAAAATTTCACTGCAGCCTTGCCTATATCTTCATCACCTTCTACCCACTGCTCATCAACCTTAAGCCTGTGAATTTGTAAGAATTTCCTTCTCCCTTTAACAATAGAGTGGAAATATCCAGTGTTTTCATCACCCTCCATATGCCATTTGAGATTAGCTTTCTGCCTCCAAAATGTATCAACATGTTTGTGATATAGAATCAGCTCAGCCTTAGTTCTGTTAAGATTCATTCTATCCAATTGATTCCCAGAATTCCTGTAGGACTCTTCAAATTGGACAACCTTTTCTTCAAGCTGTTGTACCCTCATAAAAATGTCCCCCACTTGGTTCTAGACCAAAACTTAGAGCTCTACTGGTGCCCTTTAGTTTTTGTTGCACCTCCCAAAAAATGTTACCCTTCGTAGGTGACACCCAATTTGTTTTAACAATCTCCTGAAAATCTTCCAGATCAGCCCAAAAATTAAGAAATCTGAAATATTTTATATGATTGCTCTGTTCATTTCCAAAGGATATCAGGAGAGGACAGGGATCAAAGCCAACCCTAGGCAGATGTTGAACACTAGTTTTGGAGAAATAGTCCTCCCAATCCTTATTGATCACCATTCTATCCAATCTTTTCCATATAACATTTTGTTTCTTCCTTTCATTAGACCAAGTAAAACAATCACCAGTGTATCCCACATCTCTAAGATCACAATCCTGTAGACATTCAATTAATGGAATACTTTTGGTAAGTCTATGATCCTTTCCACCTAGTTTTTCTTCACAGGCTAAAATACAGTTGAAATCTCCACATACAGCCCATGGTAAATCAATGAAAGAAGCAATGGTCCTCATATAGCCCCATAGATCTTCTCAACCACTAGCTTTTGATTTAGCATATACAACTGATAGTAGAAACTCTTTTTGCATAGAATTATGAGAAATTTTACAAGTCACCATCTGATCTTCAGTAGCATAAATATTGCACTCCAGGTTCTGTTTCCAGAAAAACCATATTTTGTTAGTAGTATTAGCATGACACCCTTCCATGGCAAGTATATACTTGTAATTATCAATTTTAGACTCCTTAACAAAAGGTTCTTGAATGACTACTAGAGATATTTTGAGGTTATCAATCATGTACTTTAGTCTCTCAGTAGAAGCCTGAGATTTCATCCCCCTTATATTTCAATTAAGGACGTTAATCATTGATATAGGGGGGTTTGAGGTTTTTGTGATGTTAGTTTTTGGTTCCTTGTGATAGGGGAACTCCTGACAACATTTCCAGTTTTGAATCTTTCCACTTTAGTTGTTTTACTTCCACTTATATCTTTCTTTTTGTAATTAAAGTATGAAAAAGCTTCTAAATATAGAGGGAAGTTATAAAAGTGAGGAAATAAAGAGATCCTGTTAACCAATTGTAATCGCGTTCGCATCATTTCACAAGACAGTGCTTGATCAAGCACAAAATTTAacacacacaccaaaaaaaaattgataaaatggCTAAAAATATGTAACGTACCAAAAGTACCACTAGTATTTTTTAACTACAAGCAAAAAAATTAACCAATTTATACTAACCCTCCGAACTCGTTCAATTTTTAACGGGTTGGATTCTGACGCATTTGTTGACTTGGTCCCACATGATGAACCTCAAATCATGAGCGATCAAACTATTGAGTCAAAACAGTGCAACCTGGAGTATCAAAATGCAACTCAAACATACAAAAAAATTGGAGATTGGGAATTATGCAAATCTGGAATAACTTAAGCTAATAATTTAAGAAAACTACATTAACTATTACTTTATTTTTTACAAAGTGCAAATAGAAAAAGAGAAGAGGTTGTGTCTTATTGGCAAGTTGGATTATGACTCGTTATTTGATTGATCTTGACCAAGCAAACATTGAGACCGTTGGGAGGTTGTGTCTTATTGGCAAGTTGGATTATGACTCGTTATTTGATTGATCTTGACAAAGCAAACATTGACACCATTGGGAGGTTGTGTCTTATTGGCACGTTGGATTATGACTCGTTATTTGATTGATCTTGACCAAGCAAACATTGACACCGTTGGGTTGTAGCCTTTTATTGATTTTACTCTTTTTTGACCCGCCCAAGTTTTACTCAGCCCGCTAAAGTGTCTTATTGGCAAGTTGGATTATGACTCGTTATTTGATTGATCTTGATCAAGCAAACATTGACACCGTTGGGTTGTAGCCTTTTATTGATTTTACTCTTTTTTGACCCGCCCAAGTTTTACTCAGCCCACCTCATTAGCACATCTATATGTACTTTACGACAAACCATGTCAATATAGTAGAGTCATTAAGGGtaactgtaacaccccgtacctttaacctaagctttgaccatgatcttagacttagaaaaccagataaagaatgtggtaattggaaatttcctcttcagttgtaagatggtggtttacgcccatgaatagtgaccgtatttcagtatacggtcGTAAActagtaccaaagatttctgagcattctggaatttgacatttggaggctacattgttaaaaacggaccgtatttcaaaatacggaccgtatttcaaaatacggcccgtatttcaaaacgtatttggaatttgggaaaacttccttgatgaaagttgtagagctttgaaatacctttccaacggtatattatgggggtcaaacggacatctgtacaaagagttatgacaattttactgaagagacgcagtgcagtccgtatttcaaaatacggcccagtatttaactgggccgaaaatttaatttttcagaacagtatatattcgtccatatcagttcaaatcattatttttcattccttcaagccctagaacgacctcctaccttcttccatcatcaagaacaccaaggtaagcctactctaattattccaagtgaattctaacatattCTCTAATAatttaaacaagaaatcatcattcctaaattagggttttcaagaaaacccatctcaaggttcaagattcaagattttggaaatcttcttgaaagttcaactctttaattcaagttttggagcattaccaggtatgtagagttactatctacgtgtgggaacattattgttgttccccacgcctcataatccataaattatgattctctactaaaactagggtttctataccatgctcatgataaccctaggtccatgtccatgattatattatgtatgaattattataattccatcattgaattcttaatatttctttatgattattgagaattcgtccgtaatccatgaaaacccatgtctcgtattccatgggttcttgcatgcatgtttttaaataaaaatgattatttcatgaatatcctacatgtctacaagttttcatgcaactacattatataattactttcatgctatgatacaagatacatacatactaaatacaagttatttcatgaaaccatatttacaagttatttcatgaaactatatttacaagttatctcatgaaaccatgcttacaagttatttcatgaaaccatgtttacaagttatttcgtgaaatcatgattgcaagacaagtacaagttaattcacgaaaatcatgggcttcttagccaactatattatgttcatgtttttgggagttgcacgaattaccgagaaggcttagatagcctgaaactacgtagccaccgtaggacaaggatcgctccgcccagataggacgataccttaattttacactgaatggatccatcaggcacgttaccaccttataccctggcaaggtatgagggctctgctggtccggcgaggtaccagactccacgtgctcacgtggtgatatcacatgtcggtttatgaaatgctctccctacttaccatgttttacttatgttatatatatatgtacccgtgctcatgctcatgctcatgtccaggttttcggtttcagttcttatcatgatattccatgtcccatgttatttcttttagttgctttacataccagtacattcatgatagaggtttcatagactagacaagtcagttatgttatgtcataCATTCAGAGTCGTACAACCATTTTGGcacattcatgttatttccgcactcatgtttaaacaagtatttttgtTAAGTATTAtaacttactatgttttataaaggctcatcatgcattcacattatattccgctcatgttatgtctcatgatgattcagcaagccatgtggttcgctcggtcacatgcagtaaggcaccgagtgccgtgtttcgcccaggctatggttcggggcgtgatagTAACTAGAGATTAACCGGGTTTGACACTAAAAAATTCTCTCGCTAAAAAATCTCTCCATACATAACTCCAACAGCTAAATAACAGTCAGTTTTTCCCCTCTCTACGAGTCTGGTGCTCACGCACCACCCCATGGGCATGCCAGATGGCCCTCCTCTGACACGTCCGGTGGGAATTCATGAAACTCAAGATCTGGCGAACATATCCATGGAAACAATTGATTCAAAATGCAATTATGCATCTGCAATTACTGTTCCTACGAAACCAAGTACTAAGTATCCAGATTTGGGGACCCAAATGTTAAAGCTCTCATTAATTCCCATGGCTGTTGTGATTTTCAAAGCTTCTGATTTCTACGGGGTAATGATGGAGGAATGTAGGTACACGATTATTGACAAGTTCATTCGAACCAGGCCTAACATTGAACGCatttggattggtattgaagacCCTAAGAGTCTCGTGAAAGGTTTTGTACAAAAGCTTGAATATGAAGGGGTTCCCAAGTATTGTAGCCGTTGTAAACTCTTGGGCCATTCAACTCTTCAGTGTAGAGCATTAGAGAAAGTAAAGGAGTTGAAGAACCAGGAAAATGATTCTAAAAACAATATCGAGGCTACTAATACAAATGGGATTAGTGATATTGTCAATGATTCCAATGTTGCCCCTGCAGATGACAATACTAATACCAACACTAAGGCTTTTAATGCCTCTGTCAGGAATGGAAACAAAGAGCCGGTCAAGAATGGTCAGAATTAAGAAGGAACCTGCTATTCCTAACAACACTAATGTTGTTAAGAAATCATCAACTGGTACTGATAATAGGAAGTGGATTGAAGTTGAAATTCCATGGTCAGATATGTGAAGTCTGACcaacaacaaaagaacaaaaaCAAGCAAGAAAAAGTTCAAAGAGATGCAACTCGAGAACAGGTGAAGGGTGAGGAAGATAGAAACAATAATAACACCAAGGAACAAATGAACAGAACtagaagaggaaaagaaaaagctTAAAAGAAGATGGAAGATGATGAACCTGCAGAACAAAAGGAGGAGAATGAAAATGATAACAATGAAATTAATCCCATTCCTAAGGAGATACATCAGGTCAGTAATCAGGAGATGCATCAGTAGATTCCCAGCAacaaaaagaaagtcaaaaagaagAATAGGAAAAAGAATGATACTATTTCAAAATCTGTCCAGGCTATGAAGAACAAGATATGGAAGTAGAGGAGCATTAAAGGTAGAAAGGGAGGAAAAGGAAAGATGCCAAAGCAGAACACTGAGAAAAGCACTAATCATAAGGATGAGGAGAAGTTGAATTCTAGTAAGGATATGGAGACAAATAGCAATGACAACAATTAGGAAAATAACAAGGAAGGGCAAACCAACTCTCAAAGTAGGACAAATCTGAATGATAATTCCTCTG from Lycium barbarum isolate Lr01 chromosome 10, ASM1917538v2, whole genome shotgun sequence includes:
- the LOC132615866 gene encoding uncharacterized protein LOC132615866 — protein: MSQQQQPVQGFPNNPNNMPVQPKDTPISQSSSHSNGSFGTVFIILAVVLVISVLACLIGRICNKRSQGHHQPKHRETKHSHDIHPREGHDIEYGIDKRIPTSKVAASHGDPNIPTSSMPFDDRHEGKEGVMFAEDHKEFMRAQ